CAAAGTGCATAGCCGATCACGGATGCTGTGCTCCCGATTCCCTCAGGAGCCAGCTCGCCATGATGCGACCCGACGCCAAAGTCGAAAAAGTCTATCTCTACCCCAAGCCCGTGGACTTCAGAAAGTCCATTGATGGCCTCGCTGCGCTGGTCGAGCTGGATATAAAAGTGGCGGTGTTCGATCCCGTGCTCTTCGTCTTTCTCAACAAGCCCCGTAACCGCGTGAAGATTTTGTACTGGGAGCGCAACGGCTTCTGCCTTTGGCTTAAGCGCTTGGAGTCCGAACGATTCAAAACATCGCCTGATCTCAGCGATGAAGTGATCGTTCTGACCGTCCAGGAACTGAACTGGCTGCTTGACGGTTTTGACCTGTGGCGCAACCGTCCTCACCAGGTTTTGACCCCACGCTACGTAGCCTGACCCGGTATAATCCGGGCCATGATTTCTCTGCCCGACGACCTTCCTGATGACCCCGTTTTGCTCAGATGCTGCTTGATGCACTCAATCGCCAGGGAGAAGTG
This genomic stretch from Pseudomonas wuhanensis harbors:
- the tnpB gene encoding IS66 family insertion sequence element accessory protein TnpB (TnpB, as the term is used for proteins encoded by IS66 family insertion elements, is considered an accessory protein, since TnpC, encoded by a neighboring gene, is a DDE family transposase.); this encodes MMRPDAKVEKVYLYPKPVDFRKSIDGLAALVELDIKVAVFDPVLFVFLNKPRNRVKILYWERNGFCLWLKRLESERFKTSPDLSDEVIVLTVQELNWLLDGFDLWRNRPHQVLTPRYVA